One Halichoerus grypus chromosome 1, mHalGry1.hap1.1, whole genome shotgun sequence genomic region harbors:
- the ACVR2B gene encoding activin receptor type-2B isoform X2, giving the protein MTAPWAALALLWGSLCAGSGRGEAETRECIYYNANWELERTNQSGLERCEGEQDKRLHCYASWRNSSGTIELVKKGCWLDDFNCYDRQECVATEENPQVYFCCCEGNFCNERFTHLPEAGGPEAPTLLTVLAYSLLPIGGLSLIVLLAFWMYRHRKPPYGHVDIHEDPGPPPPSPLVGLKPLQLLEIKARGRFGCVWKAQLMNDFVAVKIFPLQDKQSWQSEREIFSTPGMKHENLLQFIAAEKRGSNLEVELWLITAFHDKGSLTDYLKGNIITWNELCHVAETMSRGLSYLHEDVPWCRGEGHKPSIAHRDFKSKNVLLKSDLTAVLADFGLAVRFEPGKPPGDTHGQVGTRRYMAPEVLEGAINFQRDAFLRIDMYAMGLVLWELVSRCKAADGPVDEYMLPFEEEIGQHPSLEELQEVVVHKKMRPAIKDHWLKHPGLAQLCVTIEECWDHDAEARLSAGCVEERVSLIRRSVNGTTSDCLVSLVTSVTNVDLPPKESSI; this is encoded by the exons GTTCTGGGCGCGGGGAGGCCGAGACTCGGGAGTGCATTTACTACAACGCCAACTGGGAGCTGGAGCGCACCAACCAGAGCGGCCTGGAGCGCTGCGAGGGCGAGCAGGACAAGCGGCTGCACTGCTACGCCTCCTGGCGCAACAGCTCCGGCACCATCGAGCTCGTCAAGAAGGGCTGCTGGCTGGACGACTTCAACTGCTACGACAG GCAGGAGTGCGTGGCCACCGAGGAGAACCCCCAGGTGTACTTCTGCTGCTGTGAAGGCAACTTCTGCAACGAGCGCTTCACCCACTTGCCGGAGGCTGGGGGCCCGGAAG cccccaccctgctcacgGTGCTGGCCTACTCGCTGCTGCCCATTGGGGGCCTCTCCCTCATCGTCCTGCTGGCCTTCTGGATGTACCGGCATCGCAAGCCTCCCTACGGCCATGTGGACATCCACGAG GACCCCGGACCTCCACCTCCGTCCCCTCTGGTGGGCCTGAAGCCTCTGCAGCTGCTGGAGATCAAGGCTCGGGGGCGCTTTGGCTGTGTCTGGAAGGCGCAGCTCATGAATGACTTTGTCGCTGTCAAGATCTTCCCACTGCAG GACAAGCAGTCATGGCAGAGTGAACGGGAGATCTTCAGCACCCCCGGCATGAAGCATGAGAACCTGCTGCAGTTCATTGCCGCTGAGAAGCGAGGCTCCAACCTTGAGGTGGAGCTCTGGCTCATTACGGCCTTCCATGACAAG GGCTCCCTCACGGATTACCTCAAGGGGAACATCATCACGTGGAATGAACTGTGTCACGTGGCAGAGACAATGTCAAGAGGCCTCTCGTACCTTCATGAGGATGTGCCCTGGTGCCGTGGCGAGGGCCACAAGCCGTCTATTGCCCACAG GGACTTCAAAAGCAAGAATGTATTGCTCAAGAGTGACCTCACAGCTGTGCTGGCTGACTTTGGTCTGGCTGTTCGGTTTGAGCCAGGGAAACCTCCGGGGGACACTCATGGGCAG GTGGGTACGCGGCGGTACATGGCCCCTGAGGTGCTTGAGGGAGCCATCAACTTCCAGAGAGATGCCTTCCTGCGCATTGACATGTACGCCATGGGGCTGGTGCTGTGGGAGCTCGTGTCCCGCTGCAAGGCTGCGGATG GCCCTGTGGATGAGTACATGCTGCCCTTTGAGGAAGAGATCGGCCAGCACCCGTCACTGGAGGAGCTACAAGAGGTGGTCGTGCACAAGAAGATGCGGCCCGCCATTAAGGATCACTGGCTGAAGCACCCg GGCCTGGCCCAGCTCTGCGTGACCATCGAGGAGTGCTGGGACCATGATGCAGAGGCTCGCCTGTCTGCGGGCTGCGTGGAGGAGCGGGTGTCCCTAATCCGGAGGTCAGTCAACGGCACTACCTCGGACTGTCTTGTCTCCCTGGTGACCTCTGTCACCAATGTGGACCTGCCCCCTAAGGAGTCGAGCATCTAA
- the ACVR2B gene encoding activin receptor type-2B isoform X1, whose protein sequence is MTAPWAALALLWGSLCAGSGRGEAETRECIYYNANWELERTNQSGLERCEGEQDKRLHCYASWRNSSGTIELVKKGCWLDDFNCYDRQECVATEENPQVYFCCCEGNFCNERFTHLPEAGGPEVTYEPPPTAPTLLTVLAYSLLPIGGLSLIVLLAFWMYRHRKPPYGHVDIHEDPGPPPPSPLVGLKPLQLLEIKARGRFGCVWKAQLMNDFVAVKIFPLQDKQSWQSEREIFSTPGMKHENLLQFIAAEKRGSNLEVELWLITAFHDKGSLTDYLKGNIITWNELCHVAETMSRGLSYLHEDVPWCRGEGHKPSIAHRDFKSKNVLLKSDLTAVLADFGLAVRFEPGKPPGDTHGQVGTRRYMAPEVLEGAINFQRDAFLRIDMYAMGLVLWELVSRCKAADGPVDEYMLPFEEEIGQHPSLEELQEVVVHKKMRPAIKDHWLKHPGLAQLCVTIEECWDHDAEARLSAGCVEERVSLIRRSVNGTTSDCLVSLVTSVTNVDLPPKESSI, encoded by the exons GTTCTGGGCGCGGGGAGGCCGAGACTCGGGAGTGCATTTACTACAACGCCAACTGGGAGCTGGAGCGCACCAACCAGAGCGGCCTGGAGCGCTGCGAGGGCGAGCAGGACAAGCGGCTGCACTGCTACGCCTCCTGGCGCAACAGCTCCGGCACCATCGAGCTCGTCAAGAAGGGCTGCTGGCTGGACGACTTCAACTGCTACGACAG GCAGGAGTGCGTGGCCACCGAGGAGAACCCCCAGGTGTACTTCTGCTGCTGTGAAGGCAACTTCTGCAACGAGCGCTTCACCCACTTGCCGGAGGCTGGGGGCCCGGAAG TCACGTACGAGCCACCCCCGacagcccccaccctgctcacgGTGCTGGCCTACTCGCTGCTGCCCATTGGGGGCCTCTCCCTCATCGTCCTGCTGGCCTTCTGGATGTACCGGCATCGCAAGCCTCCCTACGGCCATGTGGACATCCACGAG GACCCCGGACCTCCACCTCCGTCCCCTCTGGTGGGCCTGAAGCCTCTGCAGCTGCTGGAGATCAAGGCTCGGGGGCGCTTTGGCTGTGTCTGGAAGGCGCAGCTCATGAATGACTTTGTCGCTGTCAAGATCTTCCCACTGCAG GACAAGCAGTCATGGCAGAGTGAACGGGAGATCTTCAGCACCCCCGGCATGAAGCATGAGAACCTGCTGCAGTTCATTGCCGCTGAGAAGCGAGGCTCCAACCTTGAGGTGGAGCTCTGGCTCATTACGGCCTTCCATGACAAG GGCTCCCTCACGGATTACCTCAAGGGGAACATCATCACGTGGAATGAACTGTGTCACGTGGCAGAGACAATGTCAAGAGGCCTCTCGTACCTTCATGAGGATGTGCCCTGGTGCCGTGGCGAGGGCCACAAGCCGTCTATTGCCCACAG GGACTTCAAAAGCAAGAATGTATTGCTCAAGAGTGACCTCACAGCTGTGCTGGCTGACTTTGGTCTGGCTGTTCGGTTTGAGCCAGGGAAACCTCCGGGGGACACTCATGGGCAG GTGGGTACGCGGCGGTACATGGCCCCTGAGGTGCTTGAGGGAGCCATCAACTTCCAGAGAGATGCCTTCCTGCGCATTGACATGTACGCCATGGGGCTGGTGCTGTGGGAGCTCGTGTCCCGCTGCAAGGCTGCGGATG GCCCTGTGGATGAGTACATGCTGCCCTTTGAGGAAGAGATCGGCCAGCACCCGTCACTGGAGGAGCTACAAGAGGTGGTCGTGCACAAGAAGATGCGGCCCGCCATTAAGGATCACTGGCTGAAGCACCCg GGCCTGGCCCAGCTCTGCGTGACCATCGAGGAGTGCTGGGACCATGATGCAGAGGCTCGCCTGTCTGCGGGCTGCGTGGAGGAGCGGGTGTCCCTAATCCGGAGGTCAGTCAACGGCACTACCTCGGACTGTCTTGTCTCCCTGGTGACCTCTGTCACCAATGTGGACCTGCCCCCTAAGGAGTCGAGCATCTAA